The Bacteroidota bacterium genome includes a region encoding these proteins:
- a CDS encoding phosphatase PAP2 family protein, producing the protein MKNILFFWLSITVFSVNAQFSLNNKYVDADSISSLKEKKYYFNNNPYDLSFKKELIFAIPITALVIADLEVKAKQFTQEDLAALNTNNIPWFERNIIYFDTATAARADELSDLFNKSAILIGVTSVLIPACDLPEMFTNLFIYYEGIMINSGITDLLKKSVGRVRPYAYNTTLPDEYRMSGAVNSSFPSGHSSSSAFSCFFAAKMIDDYLIDDENRLLKTINWTTAALIPAWVGYLRMAAGVHFLTDVAAGYVIGASCGFFIPVLHKSKYENISLAPALWNEGNGLSCTIKF; encoded by the coding sequence ATGAAAAATATTCTATTTTTCTGGTTGAGTATTACTGTTTTCAGCGTTAATGCACAATTTAGCTTAAACAATAAATATGTTGATGCTGATAGCATATCATCCCTAAAAGAAAAAAAATATTATTTCAATAACAACCCTTACGATCTTTCTTTTAAAAAAGAATTAATTTTTGCAATTCCAATTACTGCGCTAGTGATTGCAGATCTTGAAGTGAAAGCAAAACAATTTACTCAGGAAGATCTCGCCGCACTCAACACCAATAATATCCCCTGGTTTGAAAGAAATATTATTTATTTTGACACTGCTACTGCTGCAAGAGCTGACGAATTAAGCGATCTTTTTAATAAATCGGCTATTTTAATTGGCGTAACATCCGTGCTTATACCTGCCTGTGATCTTCCTGAAATGTTTACCAATTTATTTATATATTATGAAGGTATAATGATTAATTCCGGTATAACAGACCTTTTGAAAAAATCGGTCGGTAGAGTAAGACCATATGCTTATAATACTACCCTTCCCGATGAATACCGAATGAGCGGGGCAGTAAATAGTTCCTTTCCAAGCGGACATTCAAGCTCCTCTGCTTTCAGTTGTTTTTTTGCTGCTAAAATGATAGATGATTATTTAATTGATGATGAAAACAGGTTGCTTAAAACTATTAATTGGACAACAGCTGCATTAATTCCGGCATGGGTGGGATATTTAAGAATGGCGGCAGGAGTTCATTTTCTAACGGATGTTGCAGCCGGATATGTTATAGGTGCAAGTTGCGGATTTTTTATTCCTGTGTTGCATAAATCCAAATATGAAAATATTTCCCTCGCTCCTGCTTTATGGAATGAAGGAAACGGATTAAGTTGTACAATAAAATTTTAG
- a CDS encoding DUF4907 domain-containing protein — MKFYALLFISIFSILSCNNSDRETKIMEENNKHNGNLIPEPQPATYEIKTFAEGYGFGFDIYINNEKYIHQPNIPAVNGLHTFVSEGEAKKVAELMVKKMQEGMTHPTISQEELKELQIEIK, encoded by the coding sequence ATGAAATTTTATGCCCTTTTATTTATAAGTATTTTTTCCATATTATCCTGCAACAATTCTGACCGGGAAACAAAAATTATGGAAGAAAATAACAAACATAATGGAAATCTCATCCCTGAGCCTCAACCTGCAACTTATGAAATAAAAACGTTTGCCGAAGGGTATGGTTTTGGTTTTGATATTTATATAAACAACGAGAAATATATTCACCAGCCAAACATCCCGGCAGTAAACGGTTTGCACACTTTTGTTTCAGAAGGGGAGGCAAAAAAAGTTGCAGAATTAATGGTGAAGAAAATGCAGGAGGGAATGACACATCCAACAATTTCTCAGGAAGAGTTGAAAGAACTACAGATCGAAATAAAATAA
- a CDS encoding T9SS type A sorting domain-containing protein, with translation MRKILFMICILFIADQKTFAENNWEQKADFPGDGRSAVSSFGFSDYGFVGLGYDGEDFRRSFYAYDPIMDSWFQTESLGGAIGEGLERNVAAAFTIGNKGYIGTGQGGDPFLNDFWEYNYLTNIWTPKSSVGGIDRRSGIGFSVEGKGYIGLGQDGSGLKKDLWQFDTISNTWTQKADFGGTARRLAVAFVIESRVFVGTGDDGAFKNDIYEYNAGANAWFLRNDFGGSARYGSAAFSLNGKGYLVCGYDTTLTNRNDFWEYDPITDSWLQLPDFPGGARSNLTAFVIDTMAFVGMGYDTGFHYDIWLWGDTTNIIHQDTTDTTVAVLNLFSPLENIELFPNPVNNYATVNINSVVDFTNALIRVYDMQGNDVSSSCNWNRISFFNNTTSFTFQNKDLPKGVYQMVVSYADDIGVKKFIVI, from the coding sequence ATGAGAAAGATATTATTTATGATCTGCATTTTATTTATTGCTGATCAAAAAACTTTTGCAGAAAATAACTGGGAACAGAAAGCTGATTTTCCGGGTGATGGAAGAAGTGCTGTTTCTTCATTTGGTTTCAGCGATTATGGTTTTGTTGGATTAGGTTATGATGGAGAAGATTTCAGAAGAAGTTTTTATGCTTACGATCCCATAATGGATAGCTGGTTTCAGACAGAAAGTTTAGGTGGTGCAATAGGAGAGGGCTTAGAAAGAAATGTGGCCGCTGCATTTACTATCGGCAACAAAGGATATATCGGAACTGGTCAGGGTGGCGATCCATTTTTAAATGATTTTTGGGAATATAATTATCTTACCAATATCTGGACTCCAAAATCATCAGTTGGAGGAATTGACAGAAGAAGCGGAATCGGATTTTCTGTCGAAGGAAAAGGATATATTGGTTTAGGTCAGGACGGCTCTGGTTTGAAAAAAGATCTATGGCAATTTGATACTATTTCAAATACCTGGACACAAAAAGCAGATTTTGGTGGAACAGCTCGAAGATTAGCTGTTGCATTTGTAATTGAAAGTCGCGTATTTGTCGGAACAGGTGATGATGGCGCTTTTAAAAATGATATTTATGAATATAATGCAGGAGCAAATGCATGGTTTCTCCGAAACGATTTTGGAGGAAGTGCCCGATATGGTTCTGCTGCATTTTCTTTAAATGGAAAAGGTTATCTCGTTTGCGGATACGATACAACATTAACCAACAGAAATGATTTTTGGGAGTATGATCCAATTACCGATAGCTGGTTGCAATTGCCCGATTTTCCAGGAGGTGCAAGATCAAATCTTACAGCCTTTGTAATCGATACCATGGCGTTCGTCGGTATGGGCTACGATACCGGATTTCATTATGATATTTGGTTATGGGGTGATACTACAAATATAATTCATCAGGATACAACAGATACGACTGTAGCGGTGTTGAATTTATTTTCACCTCTGGAAAATATCGAATTGTTTCCAAATCCGGTTAACAATTATGCTACAGTGAATATTAATTCTGTTGTGGATTTTACCAATGCATTAATTCGGGTATATGATATGCAGGGTAATGATGTTAGTAGCAGTTGCAATTGGAATAGAATTTCTTTTTTTAATAACACAACTTCCTTCACATTCCAAAATAAAGATCTGCCCAAAGGTGTTTATCAAATGGTGGTTTCGTATGCTGATGATATAGGTGTTAAAAAATTTATTGTGATCTGA
- a CDS encoding gliding motility-associated C-terminal domain-containing protein gives MKKLFTLTSTLLLLTTCFSQNTWSSIASFGGGERERAVSFVVGGRAYVGTGLDTSNTCKKDFWEYDPGSNSWSQKADMPGSQRRDAIAFAIGNRGYVGTGINGFIAWTGSKKDDFYEYNPITNTWTEKDNWEGNFGGGIYYASAFATPLKGYLVCGKLGSSYYSNELWEYDPVADDWVKKANFPAGTRYGATAFSIAGKGYVGCGADEDYYRNDFYEYDPQTNIWKQIADFPGSPRFNAVGLEILGRGFVGLGTDGGYQKDFYEYNPATDTWMQKASIPGTERRSCVAFTIGNYGYVGTGKGPDGVKRSMYKYKPYFLFSPEDYEDTRLATTVTPNPMHQNTVIAFEKPQNMVSAQLKVFNTNGAMVFTDNDASNNKFNFYRNDLAAGIYLYEIQITDQEGLSEFVTGKIYIQ, from the coding sequence TTGAAAAAATTATTTACACTCACCTCTACTTTACTTTTATTAACAACGTGTTTTAGTCAAAACACGTGGTCCTCCATAGCTTCTTTTGGTGGTGGAGAAAGAGAAAGGGCTGTTTCGTTCGTTGTCGGAGGCCGCGCTTATGTAGGAACAGGTTTGGATACCTCAAATACCTGTAAAAAGGATTTTTGGGAATATGATCCTGGCTCCAATTCCTGGAGCCAAAAAGCTGATATGCCGGGTTCCCAAAGGAGAGATGCGATTGCCTTTGCAATTGGAAACAGAGGGTATGTAGGAACCGGAATTAATGGATTTATTGCCTGGACGGGTTCTAAAAAAGACGATTTTTATGAATATAATCCTATTACAAATACCTGGACAGAAAAGGACAATTGGGAAGGAAATTTTGGTGGCGGCATATATTATGCCTCGGCATTTGCCACACCTTTAAAGGGATATTTGGTTTGTGGAAAACTGGGTTCAAGTTATTATTCCAACGAATTATGGGAATATGATCCGGTTGCTGATGATTGGGTAAAAAAAGCAAATTTTCCTGCAGGTACACGATACGGTGCAACTGCATTTTCCATAGCCGGCAAAGGTTATGTTGGTTGTGGTGCAGATGAAGATTATTATAGAAACGATTTTTATGAATATGATCCTCAAACAAATATTTGGAAACAGATTGCAGATTTTCCGGGTTCACCGAGATTTAATGCAGTTGGATTGGAGATTTTAGGCAGAGGGTTTGTTGGTTTGGGAACAGATGGGGGATATCAAAAAGATTTTTATGAATATAATCCCGCAACAGATACCTGGATGCAAAAAGCAAGTATTCCCGGAACCGAAAGGAGATCTTGTGTTGCATTTACTATTGGGAATTATGGTTATGTAGGAACGGGAAAAGGTCCCGATGGTGTAAAAAGAAGTATGTATAAATATAAACCCTATTTTCTTTTTTCACCTGAAGATTATGAAGATACTAGATTGGCAACCACTGTTACACCTAATCCTATGCATCAAAATACCGTAATTGCTTTTGAAAAACCACAGAATATGGTTTCTGCGCAATTAAAAGTATTTAATACAAATGGAGCAATGGTATTTACGGATAATGATGCATCAAATAATAAATTCAATTTTTATAGAAATGATCTTGCTGCAGGAATTTATTTGTACGAAATTCAAATTACCGATCAGGAAGGACTATCAGAATTTGTAACAGGCAAAATTTATATTCAATAA